In Candidatus Methanoperedens sp., the genomic window TATCCATAGCCGAAAAACCGCCCATTCTTCGGCTTACACGCCCCGAATCCGATCCCTGCGAACAGGAATGAATCCCCGAACCTCATGCCCGCCAGCCTTAGCACCAGCGCCGCCGCTGTGGTGAAAAGCAGCAGGAAAGCTATGTTGTGGAAATCCCCAAGGCTAATGGCAGAGCCATCGATCAGGACATTCAGATCCAATTTCCTGAATAGCTCTCCGGCGACTATATCAAAATCAGGTGCAAAGGCGCTGGCTATGATGATCCAGGATGGGTCCCTGCCTGTACGCTTATACCAGAGCATCCCGGCGATTATGGCGATGGCTGTTGAATAGATAAGGTGTTCGGAGAGCACAGGTTGCTATTTTATGCTGGAGGTAGATAAATATAGTGATGAGAAGGATTTATTTGCATAATGGCTGCATGGGGGTTTGGCGAGGCGCCCAGATTTATATGATATATACTGTATAAATATATCATCATGGAAGAAGAATCTGTATCTTTTTCAATTATCTTTTATCAGCATTTCAACTTCCATAATAAACTTTTTTGCCCGTAAAAGGGCATTTTCAGCTTCAGCTCTGGAGATCGACCCGACAGTATCATATACCGCTGTATGTCTTTTCCTTCTCATCCGATCAAAGGATATCACATCCTCTTCCTTTAAGAAGAGCCTCGCAAACCTGACTGCTGAAACATGACCTGAATCCGAAGATGGGCGGTATCCTTTTGAAAACATAAGGGCACGGACAGATTGAAGTATTGAATTGTAGGCAATAGAAAAAGCCCAGTCACAATTTTCATCAAGCACATTCCTTGCAATATTCATATCGCGTCTTGCCAGATCAAGTGAGTCATTTATCTTTTTCCTGTCAGTTGGCAGTTTCTTTATGATACCAGATCTTTCAAGTTCATCAATGCTCATTCAAATCACCTATCAGCATTACTCTTTTCTCACTAAGTACATTCTTTATAAAAGGATCATTATTCTTTATCCTCTGAATGAACTCAGCAGGGGTGAAAATAACATAGTTTATCTCGCGGTAGAGTTCTTTTTCGAGTTTTTCTATGCAAAGTATAAGTTCATCTTCATGTACTTTCCCGATTATGAAAAGATCAATATCGCTTTTACCTCCAGCATTGCCACTGGCAAATGATCCATAGATGAAGGCCGTTTCAATATTACCAAGCATGTCCAGATTCTCGGAGAGAGTTCTCCCAACTCCCTCGGTTTTCAGGACGATATTCGTTAATTCTATATAAATTGGCATCTTTTTATTTGTTGAATAATATTTTAAATTTCCTTTCTTTTCACTTAAGAGCAGACCGATATCGTTCAGATTCTGGAGCTCTCTTCTGATTGCATTCGTGTTCTCGCCTGTTTTTCTTGCGATTTCCCTGACATACAACTTAGTTTCCGGGTTAAGGAGAAAAAGGGTAAGTAACTTTACCCTTGTTTTTGAGGTAAACAGTTTTTCAAGCATCGAATACAAATTGTATTCAATCGTATAAAAATATTACTCATTTCTCATCCTCGATTAGCTGCATAATCCGCTTCAGGAACTATTGAAACATAACATAGCATTAAATCTGCGGTTCGTTTTCGTTATCACATTTAACATATATTGTGCGCTAAATTGCTTCTAACCCCCCACCTCTGGGTCTCCCCCGGCCACAGAAAGCGATATTGTTGGCCGAAAACCGCTCATTCTTCGGCTTACACGCCCCGAATCCGATCCCTGCGAACAGGAATGAATCCCCGAACCTCATGCCCGCCAGCCTCAGCACCAGCGCCGCCCCGGAGGCGAAGAGCAGCAGGAAGGCTATGTTGTGGAAATCCCCAAGGTTAATGGCAGAGCCATCGATCTGGACATTCAGATCCAATTTCCTGAATAGCTCTCCGGCGACTATATCAAAATCAGGTGCAAAGGCGCTGGCTATGATGATCCATGATGCGTCCCTGCCTGTACGCTTATACCAGAGCATCCCGGCGATTATGGCGATTGCTGTAGAGTAGATCAGGTGTTCGGAGAGCACAGGTTGCTATTTTATGCTGGAGGTAGATAAATATAGTGATGAGCAGGATTTATTTTTATAATGGTTGCGTGGGGGTCAGAGAGGCGCCAGGGATTATTATAACCAATTGTGTATAAATTTATTATTATGGAAGAAAACTATGTACGTATCCGCAGCATCTGTGTTCCATCGTTTTTTGATGGGCTTTGTTGTTTTCTCTGTGTCCTCTGGGGACTCTGTGGTTTTTTCTGTTCTGTGTGTCAACATCTCCTTTTTATGGAGCGCCGAAACTTTGAAAATATAGAAAGTAATTTATTTATATTTAGAACTGATTATCTGAAAGCGTAGCATTAAATCTGCATTCATCTGTGTGCATCTGCGGTTTGTGTTTATCGCTTTAAGGAGGTTGCATCGGCTTCCGTGAAGCGCTGGGACTGTTTTAATATTAAATTATTTTAAAAAATATTAGTATGCTCCTAATTTTATTCCAAAATGAACTGTGTTCTATTTTATATGAAATCTAATACTATTAGCAAAACATTATGATAAATAACAATTCTTTTGATATCTGTGACTTTAGCAATGCTACGAAGAACTACGGCAACTTTATTAAGAAAAAGTGTATAAAAAGACAATTGGGAAAATACCTAAATAGTATTGACACCATCTATAGTTCGTATATATACGAATAAATGTGAGGAATGACATGAAAAAAGAACGCTGGGGAAACCTTGGCTCAAAATTTGCGCATCTTACGAGCGCTCACCCGTGTTATAATGAAAAAGCGCATTTCACGACCGCAAGGATACACTTGCCGGTTGCGCCGCGCTGTAATATACAGTGCAATTATTGTATCCGCAAATTAGATAAATGCGAACACAGGCCGGGTGTTGCAGGAACTATTCTTAATCCCCGTGAAGCCCTTGTGAGGCTTGATAAATATGCAAAGGAAATGCAGAATCTCAAGGTCGTGGGCATCGCAGGACCCGGTGAGTCCCTTGCAAATGAAGATACACTGGAAACCATGCGTCTTGTGCATGAAAAATATCCCGGACTTATAAAATGCGTGGCAAGCAACGGGCTTATGCTCTCCGAAAGGGTGGATGACCTTGTCAGGGCCGGAGTAACAAGTGTCACTGTAACAATAAACGCAGTTGACCCGGAGGTCGGCGCAAAGATATATTCCTTTGTCCGGTACCATGATAAAACATATAGGGGCGTGGAAGGCGCAAAACTCCTGATCGAGAAACAGTTCGAAGGGATAAAGAAGGCAAGTGAAGCCGGACTGAACGTTAAAGTCAATACTGTACTTATTCCTGATATCAACTTTTCCCAGATAAAGGAAATCGCAAAAAAAGCAGCAGAGAACGGCGCAATAATAATGAACATCATTCCCATGATACCACTTAACAAGTTTGAAAAGGAAAGACCCCCGGATTGCGATGAACTTAACATTGCAAGAACCATTGCGGAAGAATTCCTGCCGCAGTTCCGGCTGTGCAGGCAGTGCCGCGCGGATGCGGTTGGAGTCCCGGGTGCAGAACCCTGCGGCTCACCCGTACAGCAGCGCACAGCCACTGAATATTATCATGCTTAATATCTATTAAATAAAAAATCAACGAAACAAAAAGTAAGAGAGGTGAAAAATATGTGCTTTGCAGATTCATCAGTCAATGTAGAAGTTGAGGAAGGAGATCTTGTATTTGACCAGTATAAATGCAGCGATTGCAATTCCCAGTTCCGCGGGATCGGGAAAAGGGTAAAATGTCCTACGTGTGAGTCAGGAAACGTAAAGAAGATTTAATCCGAAATTGCGATTGAGTCATCAACTATTTATATCAAGTAAACTTTAGTGAAAACAAATTTACTTGATTAAGAGGAGATGAACTTGCATATCTCGGATGGGATTCTTGAGCCGGAATGGATTTTTTTCTGGTATGTGGTATCAATCTTATTTATCGCGCTTGGCCTTCGGATAATCAATAAGCGCATTAAAGCTGACCCTGTATATCTCCCGCGGTTATCCCTGATAGGCGCTGTTGTATTCGTAATTTCAGTCTGGCATATCCCGGTTCCCGTTACTGGTTCTTCATCACACCCGGTAGGAACGCCCCTTGCTTCTATCATTATCGGCCCGTTTGCAGCGGTGGTAATAAGCGCGATCGCGCTGTTCTTCCAGGCCTTTATCGCGCATGGCGGGCTTACTACAATCGGTGCAAATACTTTTTCAATGGGAATAGTAGGAGCTTTTGGAGGCTATTTTGTTTACAGGCTCCTCAAAAATATCTCTCCTTTATGGATTTGCGCAGGGGCGGCAGGGCTTGTCGGAAGTATTCTCACATATATGGCAACTGCTTTGCAACTTGCCCTTTCCCTGAATCCGGAAGATGTCATTTATTACTGGAAATTGTATTCACTTGGATTTATTCCCACACAACTCCCGCTTGCATTTGCTGAATTTGCATTCACAGCTTATGTTATAAAATATATATCAGAAACAGGAAGCATGGAAAATATCCAGTCAGGCTGCCCGTTGGACAGGT contains:
- a CDS encoding HEPN domain-containing protein, coding for MSIDELERSGIIKKLPTDRKKINDSLDLARRDMNIARNVLDENCDWAFSIAYNSILQSVRALMFSKGYRPSSDSGHVSAVRFARLFLKEEDVISFDRMRRKRHTAVYDTVGSISRAEAENALLRAKKFIMEVEMLIKDN
- a CDS encoding radical SAM protein, with amino-acid sequence MKKERWGNLGSKFAHLTSAHPCYNEKAHFTTARIHLPVAPRCNIQCNYCIRKLDKCEHRPGVAGTILNPREALVRLDKYAKEMQNLKVVGIAGPGESLANEDTLETMRLVHEKYPGLIKCVASNGLMLSERVDDLVRAGVTSVTVTINAVDPEVGAKIYSFVRYHDKTYRGVEGAKLLIEKQFEGIKKASEAGLNVKVNTVLIPDINFSQIKEIAKKAAENGAIIMNIIPMIPLNKFEKERPPDCDELNIARTIAEEFLPQFRLCRQCRADAVGVPGAEPCGSPVQQRTATEYYHA
- a CDS encoding ArsR family transcriptional regulator is translated as MLEKLFTSKTRVKLLTLFLLNPETKLYVREIARKTGENTNAIRRELQNLNDIGLLLSEKKGNLKYYSTNKKMPIYIELTNIVLKTEGVGRTLSENLDMLGNIETAFIYGSFASGNAGGKSDIDLFIIGKVHEDELILCIEKLEKELYREINYVIFTPAEFIQRIKNNDPFIKNVLSEKRVMLIGDLNEH
- a CDS encoding energy-coupling factor ABC transporter permease; this encodes MNLHISDGILEPEWIFFWYVVSILFIALGLRIINKRIKADPVYLPRLSLIGAVVFVISVWHIPVPVTGSSSHPVGTPLASIIIGPFAAVVISAIALFFQAFIAHGGLTTIGANTFSMGIVGAFGGYFVYRLLKNISPLWICAGAAGLVGSILTYMATALQLALSLNPEDVIYYWKLYSLGFIPTQLPLAFAEFAFTAYVIKYISETGSMENIQSGCPLDRFTISALLLMVSITSIIAIGAYAGYLSGANMAGTDSTVESRAAPAASPGGIGARLMSVIGEPLGFALVGITGGLFTGYFWSELRRKN